The DNA window GCACGATGGCCCGTAACTGCGAATAATCGGCCCCCAGCCACCGGAACAGCCCTTGCAGCCGGTCGAGAATCGACAAAATGAGCGGTGTCATAGCCGGTTAGTTGGTCAGCGTATTGATAAATTCCCCGGCTACGTCGGTCTGACTATCGCTGCCGGTCATCTGCGCGAACAGTTGCTCCAGCGATTCCGGGCGTTGGTGCTGCAATTCGGCAAACGTCCCGTCGGCAATAATTTGGCCTTTGTTGATGATGATGATCCGGTCCGAAATCTTCTCGACCACGTCCATGATGTGCGAACTGTAGAAGATTGTCTTGCCGCTGTTTGCCAGTTGCCGGATAATCTCTTTGACCAGTACGACAGCGTTAGCGTCCAGCCCCGACAGGGGTTCATCCAGAAAAATAACGTCGGGATTATGCAGCAGGCCCGAAATCAGCAGCACCTTCTGCCGCATCCCTTTCGAGAAGGCCGTCATGCGGGCGTAGGCGTTGTCGGATAATTGAAACAGGCGCAGCAGGTCGAGGGCTTTCCGTTCGATATGCTCCTGATCGAGTTCGTACAGCTGCCCGACGAATTGCAGGTACTCCATCGGCGTCAGTGAATCGTAGAGGGCCGCATTTTCGGGGACGTAACCAATGCGCCGTTTGATGTCGAGCGCGTTTGTGCGAACGTCCATGCCCAGCACCGTCGCGTCACCAGCGAAGTCGGGCAGCATCCCGATCAGAATTTTCAGCGTCGTCGATTTACCCGCCCCGTTCGGACCAATATACCCGACGACCTGCCCCGCGTCGACGCTGAGATTGATGCCGTTCAGCACGGGTGCCCCGCCGTATGATTTGACAAGATTGCGGAGTTCAATAATGGGAGAGGTTGTCACAATAGGATAAGCTAAGCGTGTAAGGAAAGGTACAAAAAAAGTCCCGCCGGGCAGCAAGCCAGACGGGACTTTCGGTAACCGTATTAGATAAGCGGTTAGGCAACTACTTCGGCTGCTTCAACCAGCTTGTTCTTCATCAGGTATTCGGCAATCTGAACCGCATTGGTAGCGGCCCCTTTGCGCAGGTTATCGGCCACGATCCACATGTTTAGCGTGTTGGGCTGCGTTTCGTCGCGCCGAATCCGACCGACAAACACTTCATCACGACCGTGCGCCGTCAGCGGCATTGGGTAGACGTAGTTCTTCGGATCGTCCTGTACGATAACGCCATCGGCATTGCTGAGCAGTTCAACGACTTCAGCCAGATCGAAATCGTTTTCAAACTCGATGTTCACCGACTCCGAGTGACCACCGATCGTCGGGATGCGTACCGTCGTGGCCGTCACCTGAATCGAGTCGTCGCCCATGATCTTTTTGGTCTCGTTGACCATCTTCATTTCCTCCTTCGTGTAGCCGTTGTCGAGGAATACGTCGATGTGGGGCAGCACGTTGAGGTCGATGGGGTGGGGATACACCTTTTTCGCGTCCTGATCGCCTTTGCGCTCGGCAAATAACTGATCGACAGCCGCTTTGCCCGTTCCCGTCACCGACTGATAGGTCGATACCACGATGCGCTTGATTTTGTAGCGATCGTGCAACGGCTTCAGCGGCACAACCATCTGAATGGTCGAGCAGTTGGGGTTGGCGATAATTTTATCGTCGGCGGTTAGTGTATCGGCGTTGATTTCGGGCACGACCAGTTTTTTGGTCGGGTCCATCCGCCAGGCCGACGAATTGTCGACGACGAAAATACCGGCTTCGGCAAAGCGGGGGGCCAGTTCGAGCGAGGTGCTGCCACCAGCCGAGAAGATCGCAACAGCGGGTTTGGCGGCAATGGCGTCTTCGAAGCTGACGACCGTGTACGGTTTACCCTTGAACTCAACCTGTTTACCCACCGACCGCTCGGAAGCGACGGGAATCAGTTCGGACACGGGGAAGTTACGCTCGGCCAGCACCTTCAGGATTTCGCCACCGACCAGGCCGGTAGCCCCCACGACTGCGATTTTCATAATTTATTCAATATTTATTTGAAAATGAGTCGCAAAAGTACGGTAAGAGTTTGACAAAAATTAGGTAGAAATGGTAAAAAAATAGATGACTATCGAAGCGAATAGAGATAGAGGGAGTTTGATGAACAACATAAATAAGCGTTATCGAAGACAACGATTTTAGCTACCTGCGACCAAACAAAAAGTGCATAGAAACGCCGTATACTTTGTTTTTACTTATATAAGAACGACTATTCTCAATATTAGCCAGCCCCCGTGCGTAAAAGAATGAAAGTCCCAGTCCCGACGTCAGATCATAACCGGTTGACACACGAAGGCCATAATCGATCCGTCTTGTCTGATTCGTTTCTGAGCCAAATTCAATATCTGTTGGGCTTCCCTGACCATCCAGAATAATATTATCCTTCCCGCTAAGTGCATAACCAATGTACGGTCCTGCTCCAACTAAGGCCCGACCGGGGCCAGCTTTTAAACTGTACGCGAGCTGGACTGGTACTTCCAGGTAATTGATCTTATGGGACCGCTCAACGACGGGTCCTATTTCCGGGTTGCCGTTTAATGTATACTGCCCTCCCTTCCCCGAATAAAGAAGCTGTGGCCTGATTGACCAGTGACGACTTACTGCGATATCAGCTGTTAGGCCGGCGTGAAAAGCGAGAGTGTTTGGGCCGTCGAAGGTATAGTAAGGCGTTTTGTAAGGCAAGCTTGCCAACTGTCCACCACCAACCAAACCAACACGCATCTGTGCTATCGACAATGTTGACGCGAAGACAAGGATAAGAATACCAAAGAGTAATTTTTTCATGAAATACGCTGAGCTGTTTCATGAAAAGTAAATAATCAGCTAGGGTGATACAAGTTCGTTCCGGAAAATTATCACGTATGGCATCTCTTGTCTTTGCTTTGGATGCAACAAAAAGCATCTCTACTATTAAAGACAAGACAGCTACATATTATTTGGTGCCAGACAATCATCCAATGGCACATCCGTTTCGTTTACATCGGCTATTTGCTCGACTGGCTCGAACAGCGAAAGGCCGACTTTTAAGCAGTCGGGGCGGCAATCAGCGAGGAAACGGTCGTAATAGCCTTTGCCATAGCCGACGCGGT is part of the Spirosoma rhododendri genome and encodes:
- a CDS encoding ABC transporter ATP-binding protein, which encodes MTTSPIIELRNLVKSYGGAPVLNGINLSVDAGQVVGYIGPNGAGKSTTLKILIGMLPDFAGDATVLGMDVRTNALDIKRRIGYVPENAALYDSLTPMEYLQFVGQLYELDQEHIERKALDLLRLFQLSDNAYARMTAFSKGMRQKVLLISGLLHNPDVIFLDEPLSGLDANAVVLVKEIIRQLANSGKTIFYSSHIMDVVEKISDRIIIINKGQIIADGTFAELQHQRPESLEQLFAQMTGSDSQTDVAGEFINTLTN
- a CDS encoding aspartate-semialdehyde dehydrogenase yields the protein MKIAVVGATGLVGGEILKVLAERNFPVSELIPVASERSVGKQVEFKGKPYTVVSFEDAIAAKPAVAIFSAGGSTSLELAPRFAEAGIFVVDNSSAWRMDPTKKLVVPEINADTLTADDKIIANPNCSTIQMVVPLKPLHDRYKIKRIVVSTYQSVTGTGKAAVDQLFAERKGDQDAKKVYPHPIDLNVLPHIDVFLDNGYTKEEMKMVNETKKIMGDDSIQVTATTVRIPTIGGHSESVNIEFENDFDLAEVVELLSNADGVIVQDDPKNYVYPMPLTAHGRDEVFVGRIRRDETQPNTLNMWIVADNLRKGAATNAVQIAEYLMKNKLVEAAEVVA
- a CDS encoding porin family protein — encoded protein: MKKLLFGILILVFASTLSIAQMRVGLVGGGQLASLPYKTPYYTFDGPNTLAFHAGLTADIAVSRHWSIRPQLLYSGKGGQYTLNGNPEIGPVVERSHKINYLEVPVQLAYSLKAGPGRALVGAGPYIGYALSGKDNIILDGQGSPTDIEFGSETNQTRRIDYGLRVSTGYDLTSGLGLSFFYARGLANIENSRSYISKNKVYGVSMHFLFGRR